From Sphingobacterium bambusae:
AAAAATCTTCAGCATCGGCAAAAGGATCGCGAGGTATATTGAACTCGGATTTCGACAACTTGCCCGGCGCTGGCTGCTTACCAAAAATGTCGTTGAGGTCATAACACAGCATTTCGCCCAATTGATAAGGACTTGAAGAAACCCATATCTTTTTTTGTTCGGGTGAGAAAATCACCGAATGGTGCGCCAGTAACTGGTTCAGCGCTTTTTCATTTCCATATCCTATAGATTTGCCATTTAGCCCTTCTTTGTTACGAAGAATATCGGCCATTTTTCGGGGATTCAACTTTTCCTCCTGCTGCAGCAGTTGTTTTAGCTTTTCATGGCGATATACCGAAGCCCCCTCCGCAATCTGGCTGAGGTTTCGAGATTCCTGCTGATACCTCTGCGATTGGAAATGATTTGTGCAGATCAGATAAGCGCTATCGGAAACCTCGTACACCCCGAAATTATCAGGAGCAACCTCAATGATGACAGCCCTTCGATCCTTCGCACTTCCGACCATAATAGATTCGGAAACGAAAACCTGTCGTTTTTTTGCGATCGCAATGGCCTCTTCTACAGTGGAGGAAAATTGAAGAATTTCTTTTGTCAAAAGTGAAATAGGTGTTTTTGCTGCGAGCGGGACCCTCGATTTCCCAGCATTGATCGTAACAGTAAGGCCATCGTAGTTCATTCCCGACACCACGCCAGTCATCCCCGGCCAAGAGATCGAGACATAGGGTATACCATCGGTGGGGCGCACGAATTGAACGACTTTGTTTTCTGCAAAATCATCGCCCACATAAAAGTCAAAATTACGGCCGATCAGCAAGCTTCCATCTTCAGAATTTTCGTCCCAAACGGCCAGCGACGAACAGCCCACCATCATCATATCCTGAAGGGCGTGCCCGATGTCGTGTGCACCATGCAGATACATATTGCGCAAAAATCTGGGCGCAATTTTGTTGTATTTGTCCGAAGAGTAATGGGAAAGTCCATAAATCTCGGCCTGGTAATCGTTACGTATGTGGAGATACATTTTTCGATTATACCATTTCAAAAAACTGCTCAACATCTTTTGTTTGGAACGTGAAGGGACAAAATCGGCAACTCTCGTAAAAAAGAACTCTTCCTGTTGTTGCATAAGCGGCTGCATCAATGCCCCATGTTGGTATCCCAATTGAAGCGGATCGCCGTCTAGATAAAGCTCCCATACCCGATGCTGATTTTTGGTTACAAAGCTCTTATCTGCAGAAAAAGTCGAGTCATCAATTCGATGAACCTCTAGAGGATCTGTCGAATAGCTGTCGAGGTTTGGAGTATGACGAACCGACTTGGACACTTCGCAAGAAAGACAGAGGAACAGAATCGCTGAGCAACAAACAAAAACGCTTTTCATGGAATTCAGATAGACCGAATGATATCGATCGTATGTCTTGATATTCATCTTACAAACGGCCTACGTAAAACAAAGATAGGTAAATAGGCGCGGTAAAGATAACGGGAACAAGTTTCACCAATTTCCTTATAATTTTCTGCCGATCATTTTAGCCACAGATTTAGCAGTTTTTGCATAACCTTCAGCCATACGATCGTTGTTATTCGGAACTCCTACAAAACTAATATCACCAGGGGCTTTCGTGCTTTCGATTTCTAAAACTACCTGAGACGGATTTGCTGTTTCGACTATTTTTAGAAGGGTACTCACTTTTGCAGGTTGTTTCATAACAGCGGCGAACCATCCTGGATAGATCCAAACCGTTTTCACCACGAGGGTATAGGGAGCCGAGCCATCTTCTTCAACCGCCAAGGTAGAATTCTTACTCCAAGAATCAATAAATTTCTTAGGGAAAGAAGTTTTTTCGTAATATTCCCAATCCTCCAACCATAATTTACTTTCCTCTTCCCCTTTGTTTGAGCTGATTTCTTTTTGTCTCCGGTCGAGATAGGTTTTCTCGTCTATATTTTCGTTGTAGAATTTCATCTCACTGTAATCCATTTTAAGGATTAGAGAGGTCTGGCCTCTTAGCGAAACAACATCCCCAGATAGGATTTTTAATTTCTGGGCATTAACCGTTAAAGTAATACCTGATAAGATCAATAAAATAAGCGCTTTCATATATTTCAATTTTTTATTTAGCAAATGGACAAACATGTGGATGGTTCGACTTTTAGATCGACGATTTTTTTGGCTGAGCATATTATTAGAAAAATCCTGTTTACTGGTGCTTTCTACCACAAAGATATTGGCATTGAGTCTTGATTCTTTGAAATCTACTTCACCTTATTTCAATAAGATTGATCATTTCAGAAAAAAAACAAAGAGCTGCTCAACAAGAGGATAAAACATCACTAGGAATCATTTCCCAAATTTAAGAATTTTCAACGAATTTCGCAATAAAATTAAGTCTTATAAAAAGAATTATTTTCGTATCGAAAACGTTAGACGTAGGAGCCGTAATCAGCAACCTATGAGGGGCAACCTTATTTCTGCATATCTTGATACAGGATAGAAAAATGATGATTTAGGTTAACATTGGAAACAAAAAAACGGATGCCTACTGGAATCCGCTTCTAATTCTTAATCGCCAAGCTCATCAGCTAATACTAGCCTACAAAATTTCATAAGCGCACTATTTTCATCAGCGATCGATATTGGTCGCTCATTGTCATCCGAGGTAAAGCTCGGATGTTCTGCTTCTGCGGATCGCGAAACGCGAATGTTCGGTATCTTCTCTCCTGCTTTATCAACATCCGCAATAACGAAGCTGTTACTATCTTTTTCAATAATGTTGTACTGAAATAAGATATCTTCACCTGAATCTGTGTATACTATTTGTGATTTTGTTTCCATGTTCATTGTCATTTATAAACAAAGAACAAACATCTCACTCGCTTCGTTCAACATACCATAAAAAGAAATAGATGAGTAGTTGACAACAAGCTCGCGTTCCGGTTACGCCAAGACAACAAAGAATTCGCAATGAAAATAAAACTTTAAAAATTATGCTTCAAAAAGTAGATATGATCAAAACAAATGAAGCCTATCGGCAACGGAACAGGCTTCGGAAGAGTTTTTAACCCTAAGCTTCTCCAAGATGTTCTGCCGATGTCGGCTTACCGTGTTCACACTGATTGATAAACGGGCCGCTATTTCCTTGCTGATCTGGCCATCTCGTATCAACCGTAGCACTTCCCATTCTCTCGTAGAAAGAATAGACGATAGTTGGTCTTGAAAAATTGGTACCGGCTCTCCAGCAAGCATGTCCACGATGGCATGTTTTTTCACTTCATTGAGCGAAGGTTGTTCTGCTCTATTGTACAAACATAAAGCATAGCGCAAGCTGCCCGACACGATACAGCTAACGTAATATATACGATGCTTGATGGCGATGTATTCTCCTGTTCGGCCCTGCATGCGAATCACATTGCTCCCATAGAACTGCGATCGCTTTGTGACATCCAGTTTTTTCACAAAGGTAAATAACCGCAGCTCCAGCAGATGTTTATTGATCAGATCATCGGGGTGTATACAGGCAAAAATATCCTCTTCCCAAATCGAATCAATCTCCTGCGCGCTAGCTTCTGTCGAAAAATCAAAACATGCAGCCAAAGCGCCATGATATACATAACTTTTGTCACGCTTTAGGTCGCTGAGCACGGCGATACAATGCTCCACCGCTGCGTATCCCTTCGCTAGCTGCCTGTATTTCTCCAGCTCTTCCATTTCTTCCTTAGGAAAAGACTGGGTCAGTAGTTTTTCACTTAAGTCGTGCTTAACATTCATATTTTCGTTTGTTAGAGACCATCACCCTGCAGATAAATAAAAATTGACGCTTGGAACAAGGATTTATTTTAGTATGCATGTTTCAAATTGCAGTAGCTTCCTCCTTCCAAAAAACAAATGTACACAGATCACGTTTATTTATCATGTTCGATGGTAACAGGCAACAACAGTTGACTTTTAACATTAATTGGTCAAAAATTTCAAAATACACCTTTCGAATACAAACTATTCCACATCTTTTGTCTATTTTTAGATAATCGAATTTAAATGTTATAACGCAAAGAATGCTCGGTCGTCGTATTTACTTTCTCTTTTTCATTGCTTTACTATCCGGCAAAATTACGGCTACGGCACAAGGTTTTAAAAA
This genomic window contains:
- a CDS encoding LuxR C-terminal-related transcriptional regulator; this encodes MNVKHDLSEKLLTQSFPKEEMEELEKYRQLAKGYAAVEHCIAVLSDLKRDKSYVYHGALAACFDFSTEASAQEIDSIWEEDIFACIHPDDLINKHLLELRLFTFVKKLDVTKRSQFYGSNVIRMQGRTGEYIAIKHRIYYVSCIVSGSLRYALCLYNRAEQPSLNEVKKHAIVDMLAGEPVPIFQDQLSSILSTREWEVLRLIRDGQISKEIAARLSISVNTVSRHRQNILEKLRVKNSSEACSVADRLHLF
- a CDS encoding C45 family peptidase translates to MNIKTYDRYHSVYLNSMKSVFVCCSAILFLCLSCEVSKSVRHTPNLDSYSTDPLEVHRIDDSTFSADKSFVTKNQHRVWELYLDGDPLQLGYQHGALMQPLMQQQEEFFFTRVADFVPSRSKQKMLSSFLKWYNRKMYLHIRNDYQAEIYGLSHYSSDKYNKIAPRFLRNMYLHGAHDIGHALQDMMMVGCSSLAVWDENSEDGSLLIGRNFDFYVGDDFAENKVVQFVRPTDGIPYVSISWPGMTGVVSGMNYDGLTVTINAGKSRVPLAAKTPISLLTKEILQFSSTVEEAIAIAKKRQVFVSESIMVGSAKDRRAVIIEVAPDNFGVYEVSDSAYLICTNHFQSQRYQQESRNLSQIAEGASVYRHEKLKQLLQQEEKLNPRKMADILRNKEGLNGKSIGYGNEKALNQLLAHHSVIFSPEQKKIWVSSSPYQLGEMLCYDLNDIFGKQPAPGKLSKSEFNIPRDPFADAEDFSNYEKFKKVTLKIDSAIRNKTTLDDPLLQNFIKLNPDFWLSYFKIGQYFYSTKNYPEAGAYFQQAAQREVTTVSDRNNIESYLRKTRRKNQRLEKPEIGVYTDSG